From a single Chiloscyllium plagiosum isolate BGI_BamShark_2017 chromosome 27, ASM401019v2, whole genome shotgun sequence genomic region:
- the LOC122563601 gene encoding mediator of RNA polymerase II transcription subunit 30-like: protein MTALPGAGPRIPGLHSQTAAPVPPQQPPSALREITCVTLCKVGQETVQDIVARTMDIFHLLRATQLPNGVTQNHVVYQERYNKLQEHLRQLTLLFKKLRLLYDKCGEMCGVSDVSVTELIPFVGEEPFRPSDLPNVGGLANKECQEILKKLHQKNHELKHIMDQLRNLIWDINSMLAMRN from the exons ATGACAGCGCTACCGGGTGCTGGGCCAAGGATCCCTGGCCTACACTCTCAGACTGCAGCGCCAGTCCCCCCACAGCAACCACCGAGTGCCCTGCGTGAGATCACATGTGTCACCCTCTGCAAAGTCGGCCAGGAGACTGTTCAGGACATTGTGGCACGTACAATGGACATCTTCCACTTGCTCCGGGCAACGCAG CTTCCAAATGGAGTCACACAGAATCATGTGGTATATCAGGAGCGATACAACAAACTGCAGGAGCACCTACGTCAGCTCACCCTGCTCTTCAAGAAACTGCGGTTGTTGTATGATAAGTGTGGAGAGATGTGTGGAGTCTCTGACGTCTCTGTTACAGAG TTAATTCCTTTCGTGGGTGAGGAGCCCTTCAGACCTTCAGATCTTCCGAATGTTGGTGGTTTGGCAAACAAGGAGTGCCAGGAAATCCTCAAG AAGCTACATCAGAAGAACCATGAACTGAAGCATATTATGGACCAGCTACGAAATCTCATTTGGGACATCAATTCAATGCTGGCAATGAGGAACTAA